From the Candidatus Hydrogenedentota bacterium genome, the window ACTGGATGAAAGTGCCGAAGCTCCACCGCAACACCGCGTATTTTCATGCCATGTACCGCCAGGAATTCCCCGCCACGATGGGCCAGCGCTATCTGCTTGCGGACATCAAGGGCCGCGGCCACTATGTCGGCACGGTGCTCAACTGCCGCCAGAACACGGCAAGTTGGTTCGGTGAAGGCGATGACTTCTTCTACATTGACGGCGAGAAAGAGCCAAGCATGCGCGGCACCGGCACCGAAGACTACTTCTGCGACGGCTGGGGTTTCCGTGTTCAGGCGGGTGCGTTCTACGGCGCGCTCCTCTTTGAAGGATTCCAGCGCGGCAACCGCACGTCGGTCTATCGATGGCACCTCGCCGATCCAATCACTTTCAGCAAGTCGCTGCGCGCGGAAATTGAACACGTGGGACCCGTTCTCGATCAGAATGGGAAACAACTCTCCGGATACGGGGAACGCGCCGACGATTTCTCTTCGGTTGCGTTCTGGTATCAGAAGGAACCGCACGTACCGTATGCGCCGATTCCCGTCGGGTACGCGCGCCTGAATTATGACTACACGAAGATTGTCGAAGCGGAAGCCGCCATTCCGAACGCTTCGGCAACCGCTGGCCCCATCCAGAAGCAAGACGGCGGCTGGAGCAGCGGGGCGCAGTTGTTCTGGACGCCCCAGGCCGAAGGTCAGGTTTTGACCATCCCCTTCACGGTTCCGTCGGACGGCACCTACGAGCTGACGATCCTGTACACGCGCTCGCATGATTACGGCATCTTCCAGTACGAAATTGACGGTACGCCCACGGGTGAGACTGTCGACCAGTTCAATCCGAGCATCTCCAACCGTGAGAAACTGCTCCCTGAAGTCTCGCTGAAGGCGGGCGAGCACAAATTGACCGTGAAGAATGTCGGCAAGAACGCCGCCTCAACAGGCTTCTACTTCGGTTTGGACGGCTGGCTGATCCAGGCCCGGTAGAGTCTTCGTCAACTCCTTGGACCCTCGTCGCCACTGGGCGGCGGGGGTCCACTTTGATCATGAGCAAACTTGCGAGGGCGGCGGCTGTTACATGAAGAAGATACGGGACACCGCTTGCCGAGGGCAGTCGCAGAACCCTCTAAGGGGTCATTCGAAATATCCAAGGTCGCGCAGGCGCTGTTCGATCCGGCGCTCCTGCTCGGGGGAATAGACTTCCTGCGCGCGATCGTGGGTGTGTGTAGCTAGCGGCTGTGTTGGAGTCAACAGACTGGTGCCATCCATCGGTGGCGAGGCCACTCCAAGCTCACCCAGCACCGTCGGCGCGACGTCCTCCAGTTTCGATGCGCC encodes:
- a CDS encoding DUF2961 domain-containing protein → WMKVPKLHRNTAYFHAMYRQEFPATMGQRYLLADIKGRGHYVGTVLNCRQNTASWFGEGDDFFYIDGEKEPSMRGTGTEDYFCDGWGFRVQAGAFYGALLFEGFQRGNRTSVYRWHLADPITFSKSLRAEIEHVGPVLDQNGKQLSGYGERADDFSSVAFWYQKEPHVPYAPIPVGYARLNYDYTKIVEAEAAIPNASATAGPIQKQDGGWSSGAQLFWTPQAEGQVLTIPFTVPSDGTYELTILYTRSHDYGIFQYEIDGTPTGETVDQFNPSISNREKLLPEVSLKAGEHKLTVKNVGKNAASTGFYFGLDGWLIQAR